In Calonectris borealis chromosome 25, bCalBor7.hap1.2, whole genome shotgun sequence, the following proteins share a genomic window:
- the CITED4 gene encoding cbp/p300-interacting transactivator 4, translating into MAEHMMMSMSHGGTGLQSYRMGVSGLQGPPQHGQHVLRTLPAASQMMPYGGAGMDGAMRPRPNLSGQMGHHQMQNAMMFNGPSQQQQYMGPVGTQQLMASMHLQKLNTQYQGHPLGMSNGPMGAGAQQYRVGPSQHPGMQHMPSPALSLNVMDTDLIDEEVLTSLVLELGLDRIQELPELFLGQNEFDFISDFVSKQQPSAISC; encoded by the coding sequence ATGGCTGAGCACATGATGATGTCCATGAGCCACGGTGGCACCGGGCTGCAGAGCTACCGCATGGGGGTGAgtgggctgcagggacccccgcAGCACGGGCAGCATGTGCTGAGGACGCTGCCTGCCGCCAGTCAGATGATGCCCTACGGAGGGGCTGGCATGGATGGTGCGATGAGGCCGAGACCCAACCTCAGCGGACAGATGGGCCACCACCAGATGCAGAATGCGATGATGTTCAATGGCCCAAGTCAGCAGCAGCAGTACATGGGGCCGGTGGGCACCCAGCAGCTAATGGCTAGCATGCACCTACAAAAACTCAACACCCAGTACCAGGGTCACCCGCTGGGTATGAGCAACGGGCCCATGGGAGCTGGTGCCCAGCAGTACCGAGTGGGGCCAAGCCAGCACCCAGGCATGCAGCACATGCCCTCACCAGCGCTGAGCTTGAACGTTATGGACACTGATCTCATAGATGAGGAGGTTTTGACATCCCTTGTCCTGGAACTGGGGTTGGACCGGATTCAGGAGCTGCCAGAGCTATTCTTGGGACAGAACGAGTTCGACTTCATTTCAGACTTTGTTAGCAAACAGCAACCCAGTGCCATCAGCTGTTGA